One Spinacia oleracea cultivar Varoflay chromosome 4, BTI_SOV_V1, whole genome shotgun sequence DNA segment encodes these proteins:
- the LOC110788521 gene encoding uncharacterized protein, with the protein MSLLACFSTLPDSYKESKKIMRNLRLSYEKIDACVNDCMLYWKEKEKLDACNICDASRWKTNKHSGKDECKSNGKKIPHKILRYFPLKPRLQRLFMCSKTASLMRWHDGKKKKDGTMRHPVDAAAWESFDKEFPEFASDPRNVRLGLASDGFQPFANSKTPYSIWPVVLMPYNLPPYLCMKQSNILLSMLIPSPKGPGDAIDIYLQPLIEELKDLWDTGVETFDPATQHHFNLRAALMWTINDFPAYAMLSGWSTKGYLACPRCLKDTRSMTLSHGGKECYMEHRFYLPKNHRWRKDKDSFDGKVEHGLPPEPCSIDEILLQLEDLENIVLSKDPHVKTKINHELRGDNWNKKSIFFELPYWRKHLLRHNLDVMHIEKNICDSVLGTIMNIKGKTKDTIKSRHDLEAMGIRPTLHPVKEGDKYKMPPAPFTFFPAEKQRFCKFLKELKVPDGFSSNIYVSVSTLRKEKFQV; encoded by the coding sequence ATGAGTCTTTTAGCATGCTTCTCAACTTTACCAGATTCTTACAAAGAGTCAAAAAAGATCATGAGAAACCTCAGACTTTCCTATGAAAAGATCGATGCATGtgttaatgattgcatgttatattggaaggagaaggagaagctAGATGCATGCAATATTTGCGATGCATCGAGATGGAAAACTAACAAACACAGTGGGAAAGACGAGTGTAAGTCAAATGGTAAAAAAATACCTCACAAGATATTACGCTACTTCCCACTAAAACCGAGGCTTCAAAGATTATTCATGTGTTCAAAGACTGCTTCTTTGATGAGGTGGCATGATGGTAAAAAGAAGAAAGATGGTACGATGCGACATCCTGTTGATGCAGCCGCGTGGGAGTCATTTGACAAGGAGTTTCCCGAGTTTGCATCAGATCCTAGAAATGTTAGGTTGGGGCTTGCCAGTGATGGTTTTCAACCCTTTGCAAACTCGAAAACACCTTATAGTATTTGGCCTGTAGTACTTATGCCATATAACTTACCTCCATATCTTTGTATGAAGCAGTCTAATATACTTCTTTCGATGCTTATTCCTAGTCCTAAAGGACCCGGTGATGCAATTGACATATATTTGCAACCATTGATCGAGGAATTAAAAGATCTATGGGACACTGGTGTCGAGACCTTCGATCCAGCAACTCAACATCATTTTAATTTACGTGCAGCACTAATGTGGACCATTAATGATTTTCCAGCATATGCCATGTTGTCAGGATGGAGTACTAAAGGGTATTTGGCATGCCCTCGTTGCCTTAAGGATACACGATCAATGACACTATCTCATGGGGGCAAAGAATGCTACATGGAGCATAGATTTTATTTGCCAAAGAACCATAGATGGCGGAAGGATAAGGATTCATTTGACGGAAAAGTTGAGCATGGTCTACCTCCTGAACCTTGTTCAATTGATGAAATTCTTCTTCAACTCGAGGATCTCGAGAACATTGTTTTGTCCAAGGATCCACATGTGAAGACGAAAATAAATCATGAGCTTAGGGGTGATAATTGGAATAAGAAAAGTATTTTCTTTGAGCTTCCATACTGGAGGAAACATTTGTTACGGCACAATTTAGACGtgatgcatattgagaaaaatatATGTGATAGTGTTCTTGGGACAATTATGAACATCAAAGGGAAGACTAAAGACACTATAAAATCACGTCATGACTTGGAAGCTATGGGGATAAGGCCCACATTGCACCCAGTCAAAGAAGGGGACAAATATAAGATGCCTCCAGCACCGTTTACTTTTTTTCCTGCCGAGAAGCAAAGATTTTGTAAATTTTTGAAAGAGTTAAAAGTACCTGACGGTTTTTCATCGAATATATATGTTAGTGTGTCAACACTAAGGAAGGAAAAATTTCAGGTTTAA